A segment of the Halovivax limisalsi genome:
TCTTCACGTTCAGCGACCCCTTGACCATGAAGGGGGCGTCGGGCGCGTACAGCGTCCGTACCGAGGTGGTCGGGTAGAACTCGCGGCCGACCCGTCCGAGCGATTCGAGGCCGTCTCCCAGTTGCGCCCGTACGTGGTCCTGTTCGAGGAGGTAGTCGGCCTGCCACGGGTGAACGGGGATCAGCACGTCGTCGCTCTCGACGTGAGTCTCGACGAACGAGTCGGCGACGGTGGGGTCCTCGCGGAGCGCGGACTTCACCCACTCGCCGGCGGATTCGGCGTCGCCGGTATCGATCGTGACCGTCCCGTCCAGCGCCGCGTCCTGCCAGACGAGGTCGGGATCGGCCCGGACGTAGTGGAGCGAGAACGAGCCTTCCATCTCGGGCGCGTAGGTCGGCGATTCGTGGGGCGCGATGCCCTGTCGGCTCTTTGGAGTCGGGTGCAGGAGGTGGCCGAAGACGAGCGACTGCTCGGCGTCCCGGAACGTCGTGTCGAAGCCGTAGAGCTGGTCGGTGTCGTCGCGTCGGGCCTCGACGAACCGGGCGACGTTCTTGCAGCTCTTGATGACCCGCAAGAGGAGTTCGTCGCGGTTCCCGGTTTCGTCCCCGGCGGTGGCGAGTTCCTTCGTCACCAGGGAGGCCAACGTCACGTAGTCGAGCTCCAGCGTCTCGTCGCCGGTCTCGTACCGGGCCGGCAGCTCGAACAGGTGGCGACCGGTCGGCGACGGGTAGCGAATCGGGGCGTAGACGGTCGTCGACTGCTCGGGCAGGGGGATCCGGGCCACCTCGTCTTGATCGTGGGTCGGTACCGGGACCTCGTCGGCGTCGACGACATCGTAATCGCCCGTCTCTCGCAGGTAGCAGTTGAGGAACGCGTGGAGGGTCGCGTCCGCTGCCCGCTCTGCCGGGTCGATCTCGTCCTCCGCGCCCCGTTCGCCAGCGATGCTCATACCGCCACCCCCGGATCGTCTGCGACCGCGGACCCGCAACTTCTGATCGCGTCGAGCATCCGGGCGACGTCGTCGCACGTCGCGGTCGGGTTCAACAGCGTGAACTTCAGGCTGGTCACGCCGTCGACGTCCGTCCGGGCCACCACGGCACGACCGTCGCGGAGGAGTTCCCGCCGGACGGCGGCGTTCAGCTCGCTCACCGCGTCGTCGTCCATTCCGTTCCGGGGACGATAGCGAAAGACGACGGCGTTCAACGTCGGATCGCACAGCAGTTCGAAGTCCTCGGCGGCCTCGAGGAGCGACGCCGCCTCGTCGGCGAGTTCGAGGGTCCGGTCGACGAGCGTCGCCAGACCCCGCCGTCCGAGCGCGCGGAACGCAACGTAGGGCTTCAGGGCGTCGAAGCGGCGAGTCGTCTGGACGGATTTCGCCACGAGGTTCGGGACGCCGACGTCGTCGTGTGCCTCGGGATTGAGGTAGGCTGCGTTGCGCGCCATCCGCTCGAAGTCGCCGCCGTCACGGAGCAGGAACGCGCCGCAACTGATCGGTTGGTAGAACAGCTTGTGGAAATCGACGGCGACGGAGTCGGCCCGCTCGATACCGTCTAGGCGGTGGCCGTAATCGTCGCTCACCGCGAGGGCGCCGCCGTAGGCCGCGTCGACGTGGACCCAGAGGTCGTGTTTGACACCCCGATCCGCGAGGGCCGCGAGCGGATCGATGCTGCCGAAGTCGGTGGTCCCCGCGGTGGCGATCAGCGCGAACGGTTCTTCGTCCCGGGTTTCGAGTTCCGCCAGCGTCGCGTCGAGCGCGTCCGGGTCCATCCGACGGTCGTCGTCGGTCGGTACGGTGACCACGGCCTCGTCTCCGAGGCCGAGGTGGTGCGCGGACTGTTTCCCGGTGAAGTGGGCCTGTTCCGAGCAGAGAATACGAAGCGAGTCGGCCGCCGACGGGAGACCAGCGGCCCGCACGTTCCGTCCGTAGTGGCGATCGCAGTAGCGATCCCGAGCGAGCAGCAGGGCCTGGAAGTTCGACTGCGTCCCGCCGCTCGTGAAGACCCCGTCCGCGTCCGCGGGGAACCCGAAAAGATCACAGAGCGCATCGACGACCCGCTCCTCGAGCACCGTCGCCGCGGGCGCCTGATCGAAAGAGTCGAGCGATTGGTTCGCCGCGGTGAGGAGCGTCTCGGCGACCAGCCCCGGGATCATCGGCGGACAGTGAAGGTGGGCTGCACACCGGGGGTTCGACGGGTGGACGGAGTGTTCGAGCACGCGTTCGGTTACCTCGTCGACCGTCTGGACGAGGCCCTGTCCATCTTCGGGAACGACGGGGTCGTCGAACCGCGCGGCGAGCGCGTCCGGCGGCGTTCCCGAGTAGGGGTCGCCGCCGTCATCGAACGCGGCGAGTACGGCCTCCACCGCGCACCCCATCGCCTCGCGGTATCGAGCACCACTACGGTCGGACCCCAGGAACAGTTCGTCGGCGTTCATGCGGACACCTCCCGCGCCCGGTTGGGTCCGTTCACGACGGCCGAAACGGATTCGTCGAAGATCGTCGCGATGTCGTCCGCTTGCTCCGTCGAGATGATCAACGGCGGAAGGAATCGCACGGTTGCGCTCGCCCGGCCGCCCCGTTCGACGACGAGTCCGCGGTCGAAGCACTCGGCCTGGACGGCCTTCGCGAGGTCGCCGTCCGGTGCGTACGGGCCCGCACCGCGCCAGTCGGCGGCTGTGTCGACGAACTCGACGCCGAGCAGCAGGCCGCGCCCGCGAACGTCGCCGATACAATCGAACCGGTCGGCGACGGCTTCGAGACGGTCGCGCAGGTGCGCACCGACGTCGGCGGCGCGGTCGTCGAGGTCGTTCTCGAGCACGTACTCGATCGTCGCTTCGCCGGCGGCCATCGCGAGCTGATTTCCCCGGAAGGTACCGGCGTGTGCGCCCGGTTCCCAGACGTCGAGCGACTCGTCGTAGACGACGACCGCGAGCGGAAGCCCGCCCCCGATGGCCTTCGAGAGGGTGACCACGTCGGGCGTGATTCCGGCGTGTTCGAAGGCGTACAGCTCACCCGTGCGGCCCAGGCCCGCCTGGATCTCGTCCAGAATCAACGGAATATCGCGCTCGCGAGTGATGCGTCGGATCTCTCGGAGCCACTCGTCCGGTGGCGCCACCGCGCCCGCTTCGCCCTGCACCGGTTCGAGGATCATCCCGGCGGGCTCGGTGATACCGCTCTCGGGATCGTCGAGGAGGTTTTCGACGTATCGGCTGGCGAGTCGGTGGCCCTCCTCGCCGCCGACGTCGAAGGGACAGCGGTAGTCGTCGGGATACGGAAGGTGGTGGACGTCGCTCATCAGCCCGGAAATGGGTTCCTTGGCGTCGGTGTCACCCATCAGACTGAGTGCGCCGTTCGTCATTCCGTGGTAGGCGCCGTGAAACCCCAACACGCTCCGGTTCCCCGTCGCCGTCTTGACGAGCTTCAGGGCCGCTTCGACGGCGTCTGTCCCTGCCGGGCTACAGAACTGGATTTTGGCGGAGTCGGAAAAGTTAGACGGGAGACTGTCGTACAGCGAGTCGACGAAGCGTTCCTTCGCGGGCGTGGTGATGTCGAGGGTGTGCAGCGGTCGGTCGGCGTCGAGGACGCGCTCCATGGCTTCGACGACGTTCGGATGATTGTGTCCGAGAGCGAGCGTACCGGCCCCGGTCAGGCAGTCGTAGTACTCGTTGCCGTCCATGTCGGTCACGGTCGGGCCCTGTGCCTCCCGGATGGCAAACGGGAGGTGTCGGGGATACGTTCGCGCGTTTGATTCGCGCTCGGTTTGCTGCGCGAGGATGCTGCCGTTTCCTCGATCGAGGTAGTTCACGAGCGAGCACCTCCGTCGGTCGCTTTTTCTGCCACCCGATGCCGATGGTTTTGCCGCCAACTTCGGCGCATACAGATTTTAGGCAGACCTAAACCAATGTAAAGGTTCCGGATTTTAGGTGGCCCTAAAACATTGTCCGTCGCCGAGACGGGGGACGTCTGGCCGACGACCGAACCGACGATCCGTCCGACTCACGATGGTGCGTCGAATCCGATCGGAGAGTAGTCGTCGAAGCAACTCCAGCCGCCGAGCGCGTTTCGGAGAAGGCGGCAGGTGGTGTGACAACCGTCGACGGGACGGCAAACTGGGCGATCCGATCGGCCGAGAACCACCGGAAAAGGGTTCCGCCCGCCGACTCCGAGTTACGATCTCGGCAGTGAGCCCGACGATGGTGGAACCCGACGGGACCGGCCCTCAACTGGTTCCGTTTCGGGCCGGTCGCCCGGTGCCGCCGTTCCCCATCGTGATTCCCGCTCTAATACACTGAGACCGGAAAGATTTAATAAAATGCTTGTGAAATAAGATGCGAAGAGGAATGGACGGGGAGGCAGGGGACAACGCGGTCGCGGCGGCAGTTCCGAACGGTAGCTCCGGGTCCGAGAACGAAACCGAGGGCCGGACCGACCACGATTCGAGCGATTCAGCACCGTCCATTCCGCCGGGGATGGAGAGTCGGTCGATCGCATCGACCGACGCCGTCGAGGACCGAACGGCCGCGGAGATGTTCGCTGACCTCAAGGCGGCTGCGGGGACGGTCGATGCCGACGCCGTCCTCGACGAGACGAACCCGAACGAGTTGATCGATCGCGCGAACGACCCCCCGATGGAGACCGAGGCGTCGACCGACCTGTTCGACGAAGCGGCTTTCGAAGCCAACATCATTCCCGATCGTGAACCAGACGGCGAGTTTCTCTGGATCGATCCCGGGGAGTCGATGCCCGCGCATAGTGAATCCCGTACCGACCCGACTGGTGACGCGGCGAACGATTCCGTCGATGACGGAGCGACGTCGGAGTCGACGACCGAGAGCGACGAGGCGAGCTGGACCGGGCTCTCGGGGCAGCCCTCGGCCGACCGACTCGAGAACGATCACGTCGAATCGACCGTGGCCTCGCTTTCGACGACTGTGGCCGCGACCGCTTCCGGTGACGGTTCGACCGGGGCTGACGCCGACGGATCGATCGGCGCGGGAGACCGGCCGGCGGAAACGAGTGCGAACTGGCTCGAGGCGAACGAACCGGACGTCTCCGGCGTCCGCACCGAGTCCACGTCGGCTGCAACTCGTTCGAAGCAGGCGTCCGACACGACCGATTCGACAGCGTCGCTCCCCCGGTCGGTCGTCACCGACGAGTTCGATTCCGTCTCCGCGCCCGGAAGCGGACGCGTTCCGACGCGGAGCGATCCGCCTGAACGCGACGGCGTGTCGACCAGCAGCGGCGTGCACTCGTCGACGCGCGATCGACGCCGGGGATCACGTTCACGGTCGGACGGGTCCCCCGATCCGACCGGCGGAACGTCGGCGGCCGACTCGACGGAGTCGAACGCACCCGACGAACCGGACGCGAGCGAGGTTCGGACGACGGTCGTCTCGTTCGACCGCCACCGGCAGCAGGAGCCGGACTCGACGGGCCGGATGGCGGGTCTTCGTCAACTTCTCGGTCGATTTCGGAACTCGAACGATCTCGGATAGGGGATTCGGGCCGGCGTGGAGATCAAAAACAGTTCGCGACCGATCCGAGATCGCCGACGGGCCGATCAGAAGAGTGCTTCGACCGCGTCGGCGACTTCCTCGGGCGTGTTACCGACGGTGACGCCTGCATTGGTGAGCGCGTCGATCTTGCTCTCTGCGGTGCCGGTTCCGGAGCCGGAGACGATGGCGCCGGCGTGGCCCATCCGCTTGCCCGGGGGCGCCGTGCGGCCGGCGATGAAGCCCACGACCGGCGTGTCGACGTGTTCTGCGATGTAGCGGGCGGCTTCCTCCTCGTCCTCGCCGCCGATCTCGCCGCACATGACGATCGCCTCCGTCTCGGGATCGTCCTCGAACGCCGAGAGCGCGTCGACGAAGTCCGTGCCGATGATCGGGTCGCCGCCGATCCCGATGGCGGTCGTCTGGCCGATGCCGCGGCTCGTCAGGTTGTCCACGACCTGGTAGGTGAGCGTCCCCGATCGCGAGACGAGGCCGACGTCACCCTCGGCGAAGATGTTGCCGGGGAGGATGCCGAGCTTGGCCTCGCCGGGCGTGATGATGCCGGGACAGTTGGGGCCGATGAGTCGGGTGTCGGTCTCGGAGAGGCGCTTGTTCACGCGAGCCATGTCCTGGGTCGGGATGCCTTCGGTGATCGCGACCGCCAGGTCGAGTTCCGTATCGAGCGCCTCGAAGATGGCGTCGCCCGCGAACGCGGGCGGGACGAAGATGACCGAGGCGTCGGCGTCCTCGGCGCGAACGGCCTCGTCGACCGTGTCGTAGACCGGCACGCCGTGGACCTCCTGGCCGCCCTTGCCGGGGACGGCGCCGGCGACCACGTTGGTGCCGTACTCGATCATCTGCCCGGCGTGGAACTTCCCCTCGCCGCCGGTGATGCCCTGGACCACGACGCGCGTGTCGTCGTCGACGAGGACGCTCATGCCTCCACCTCCTCGGCGTACTCGACCGAGCGCTGGACGGCGTCTTCGAGCGTCTGTTCGACCGTCACGAGTTCCTCGTTGAGTATGTCCATGCCTTCCTCCCAGTTGGTCCCCGCGAGGCGGACGACGACCGGCTTCGGTATCTCGTCGAACTGCTCGAGCGCCTCGTTGATCCCCTTCGCGACCTCGTCGCCGCGGGTGATGCCGCCGAAGATGTTGAAGACGACGCTGTCGACGTTGTCGTCGGAGAACACCATGTCCAGCGCGTTGGCGATCCGCTCGGCCTTCGCGCCCCCGCCGACGTCGAGGAAGTTCGCCGGCGAGCCGCCGTAGTAATCGACCAGGTCGAGCGTCGTCATCACGAGGCCGGCGCCGTTGCCGATGATGCCGACGTTGCCGTCGAGGCGGACGTAGTCGAAGCCGTACGCTTCGGCTTTGGCTTCGAGATCGTCCCCGCTGGCCGCCTCTTCGCCCATCTCCACGATCTCGGGCTGGCGAAAGAGGGCGTCCTCGTCGATGTTCATGACCGCGTCGGCGGCGACGACCTCGTCGTCGGCGGTCACCATCAGCGGGTTGATCTCGGCGTCCGCGCCGTCCTTCGCGTCCCAGAGGTCGTACAGCGTCGAGAGCACGGAGGCGACGTCGGTCGCGACGGCGCGGTCGACGCCGGCGTCGAAGACGGCCTTCCGGGCCTGGTAAGGGTGCATCCCGAAGGATGGGTCGACGTGTTCGCGGGCGATCGCGTCGGGATCCTCCGCGGCGACCTCCTCGATGTTGACGCCGCCCTTCGTCGAGACCATCGCGACGGGCTTGCCCTCGCCGCGATCCATCGTGACCCCGACGTAGAGCTCGTTCGCGAAGTCGACCGCTTCCTCGACGAGCACCCGCTCGACGCGGATGCCCTTGAGATCCATTCCGAGGATGCGTTCGGCCGCCTCGCGAGCCTGCTCGTCGGTCTCGACGAGTTCGATGCCGCCGGCCTTGCCGCGGCCACCGACCTGTACCTGCGCCTTGATCGCCACCGGGTAGCCGATCTCGTCGGCGGCCGCGACCACGCCGTCGACGTCCGAGGCCAGCTGCGAGTCCGGCGTCGGAATCCCCGCATCGGCGAACACCTGCTTCGCCTGATACTCGTGGAGCTTCATTTGTACTCACCGGTGGTTCGCCCATCCGCGAGTTAGTACTGTCGAAAGCCCGCGCGCCGACGGGCGCGATAGCGCGTCTTCCGTGCCGGTATGGGAGAGACTCGCCGGTTTCGTGACGTCGGTCGCCCACTCGTACCAACCACTTCGTTCGAGCGGTTCCACACCTTGAAACGGGTGGATCGACTACCCACCGCTGAGACGATGAGCGAGTCGCGAGCCTGGTCCGAGGTGGCTCCCCCCGGTGCGGGGACGAAGGTCGCACTCGCGCTCGTCCACAGCAACGTCTTCATCTCGCTCGCGGCGACCAGCTGGGTTGTGACGACGATCGTCCTGGCGGACCTGCCGGTCGATCCGCTTCCGCTCTGTATCGTCTTCGCCGTCACGCTCTTCGTCTACAGCCTCAATCGATTCACCGACATCGACGAGGACGAGTTCAACGTCCCCGGGCGGGCGACGTTTACGAAACAGTACGGTCGCGCGACCGTCCTGGTGGGCCTCCTCGGATACTTGCTCGTCGTCGCCGTCGGCATCTATCGGGACATTCCCCGTGTCGAACTCCTCCTGGCGCCGCTGGTCGTCATCAGCCTCTACTCGATCGTGGGTCTGAAACGCCTCCTGCTGGTCAAAAACCTGCTCGTCGGCCTCGCCTGGGCCGGCATTCCGCTGGGTGTCGGCGTCTACTACGGGGTCGCGAGGACCACAGAAATCCTCGTCCTCACCGGCTACGTCCTGGCCATGTTGACCATCGCGGCGGTGATCTTCGACCTGAAGGACATCGTCGGCGACCGCCGCGAGGGGATCAGGACGATCCCCCGCGTCGTCGGAACGCGGTGGACGCGACTGGGCTGTGCCGCGGCCACGATCTGCGTGGGGCTCGCCCTCGTCCTCGTCGTCGCGATCGGGCTCGTGGGACCGCGATACCTCGTCCTCCTCGCGCTCAGCGGCTACGTACTCGCATACTCGCTCCTCGCGGATCCAGACGCAACGCCGCTGTTCTACGGCTTCGTCGTCGACGGCGAACACGTCTTTCTCGCGGCGATCGTCGTCGCGCTCGAGGCGGGCGGGTTCCTGTAACGAGACTCGGCGCTCCACGCTTGCCCCGATCTCCACTCGATTGCCGACGCCTTCCGACGACCCTGCGGACAATTTTTTCGCAATTATTATAGCATTGAATATATACGTAGGTGGTATGAACCGCCGCCGATTCCTGGCGCTCTCCGTCGTCGGCAGTAGCACCGTCCTCGCGGGCTGTCTCGGTGACGAATCCGACGACACGGAATCGTCGGATCCCGGAGCCACAGCGCCCGCCACTGATGGAGCGGACGACGACACCGACGATGTCGAGTCGCCCTCGGACGGCGCCGAGTCGTCCGATTCGACGGACGAAACTGGCTCGACGGACGACTCCGACGACGGATCGGCCGAGGGCGAGTACGAGACGATCACCGTCGACGGACACGAGATTCCGCTGGTCCCCGTCGAGACGGCCCACGACTGGTACGAAGCGGACGGAACGTACTTCCTCGACGCCAGGAGCGAGGTCGCCTACGAAAACAGTCACATCGAGGGGGCCAGGTTGAGCCCCGCCGGTCGCCCGAACTTCGACCATCCGACCGACGACATCCCGCTCGACGCGCGCATCGTGACGTACTGTGGCTGCCCGCACCACCTCTCGTCGGCCCGCGCCGCGGAACTGTACGACGCGGGGTACACTGACGTCTACGCGATCGACGAGGGATTCGGCGGCTGGACGGACGAGGGCTATCCGACCGTCGAGGGCTCGACCCAGCAGGCGGTCCGGTCCTACACCATCCGCGGCCGGACGGACGACGACTTCGCCGGCGAGCAGGTCTGGCTCGTCGACGCAGAGTCGGGCCAACAGTACGTCTCAGAGATCGGTGCCGACGGCTCCTTCAAACTCTCCTTCGAATTCGTCGCCGTCGACGACGACACCGTCGTCACCCTCGAACTTCCCGACCGAACGCTCGAACGGACCCTCGGCGAACTCTCCGCGTCGCCCATCGAACTGTAGCCGCTCGAGGCATCATCGAGACCAGATCGAGTCGCTGCCCGCGTGTTGCTCGCAGCATCATGCTCCGGCCAGGATTTGAATAACGCGAAGACATCTCCTGCTCACTCGCTCTGCTCGCGAGCGTTCGACTTCTCTACTTCAAATCCCCTCCGTGCGCGCTTCGCTCCCTCGTAAAACTCGGTCGCTGCAGTGCTCCGTCTGGGATTTAAACCGAAGCCAGACGGTCGCTCACCTCGTTCGCGCTGCGACTGGCAGGGCTCAAATCCAGGGTCACATCCGCTCCTCACCTTCGTTCGTCGCAGGATGCTCCGTCTGGGATTTGAACCGAAGCCAGACGGTCGCTCACTTCGTTCGCGCTGCGGCTGGCAGGGCTCAAATCCAGGGTCACATCCGCTCCTCACCTTCGTTCGTCGCAGGATGCTCCGTCTGGGATTTGAACCCAGGTCATCGGCTCGAAAGGCCGAAATGATTGGCCGGACTACACCAACGGAGCGTCGATCGCTCGACATCGCAGGCTTGCGGGGGGCTAGTAAAAAGCGTTCCGTTCCGCAGCCCGCGTGTAACCCGCTGGCATAGCCGCGATACAAACGATTTTAGGAGTGCCCGACCGCCATTCGGTATGAAGTTCGTCAGATTTCGCGACGACGCCGGGGCGGTCCGACGAGGAACACTGGAGGACGGTGCGATTCACTTTGGCGGGCAGACGTACGATCCCCACGACGTCGATTTCTTGCCCCCGTGCGAACCCACCAAGATCGTCTGCATCGGTCGCAACTACGCCAAGCACGCCGACGAGATGGGCAACGACGTCCCCGACCGACCGCTACTCTTCTTGAAACCGCCGAACGCGCTCGCGGGCCACGGCGATACGATCACCGCCCCTGCGGGGACTGAGCGACTCGACGTCGAAGCGGAGCTCGGCGTCGTCATCGCCGACCAGTGTCGGAACGTCGACGCGGCGGACGCGATGGACGTCGTGGCCGGCTACACGTGCGTCGACGACGTTTCGAACCGCGACGACCAGCGCCAGGAACAGAATTGGGTCCGCGGGAAGGCCTTCGACGGCGCGGCGCCGATCGGGCCCGTCCTTGCGACGCCGGACGAGGTACCCGACGACGCCTTCGTTCGCTCGTCGATCAACGGCGAGCGCGTCCAGGACGGCTCGCTCGCGGACCTCATCTTCTCGATTCCCGAGCTGATCGCGGAGATCACGTCCTACCTCACCCTCGAGGCGGGGGACGTGATCGCGACCGGCACGCCGGAAGGCGTCACGGCGCTCTCCGACGGCGACCGGGTCGAGATCGAGGTCGAGGGCGTCGGGACGCTCGAACACACCGTGGAGTGGCCCTGACCGGAGGCCCGCTGCGATCTGATTCCATTCGGTCGCGAACCGATTCGGTTCGTTGCCGAATGCGATTGGGTGCCGTCTCGGTTCCGTCGCCGTTCTCACCGAAGCGCCGTTCGAACGGCCTCGAGGCCCGCCTCCACGTCGACGTCCGCGCCGGCCGATTCGAGGGCGTCGCCGAGCGCCGTCACGGTGAGCACGACGTTCTCGGGGCGTGCGGAGTATCCCATACACCCGATGCGGAAGACGTCGCCGGCGAGGTCGCCCAGGCCGCCGGCGATCTCCAGATCGTACCGTTCGAGGACCGCATCGCAGATCTCCCCGTCGTCGACGCCGTCGGGCACGACCACGGCGTTCAAACTCGGCAGTCGGGCCGCCGGCGCGGCGTTCATCTCGAGGCCCATCCCCTCGACGCCGGCCTGGAGCGCCCCGGAGAGGCGTTCGTGGCGCTCCCAGCGCGCCTCGATCCCCTCCTCCGCGACGAGTCGCAGCGCCTCCCGGATCGCGTAGACGTTCGTAATCGGCGCCGTGTGGTGGTACGACCGCTCGTCTCCCCAGTAGCCCTCCAGGAGCGACAGGTCGAGGTACCACGATCGCGGCGGCTCGTCGCGCGCGAGCACGCGATCCATCGCCTCGTCGGAGAGCGTCAACGGGCTGGCACCGGGCGGACAGGAGAGACACTTCTGCGGGCCCGCGTACGCCACGTCGATCCCCCACTCGTCGACCCGGAGTTCGACGCCGCCGAGCGAGGTGACGGTGTCGGCGATCACGAGCGCGTCGTGGTCGTGGGCCGCCTCGGTCAACGCGGGGACCTCCGGCTGGAGGACGCCCGTGCTCGTCTCGGCGTGGACGAATCCGAAGACGTCCGGGTCGTGCTCGGCGAGCGCGTCCGCGACGGTATCCGGATCCAGTGCTTCGCCCCACGGCGCGTCGACCGTCTCCACGGCGCCGCCGGCACGCCGGGCCATCTCCGCCATTCGGCCGCCGAAGTAGCCGTTCGTCGGCACCAGCACGGTGTCTCCGGGACGGACAACGTTCCCGATCGCCGCTTCCATCGCCGCCGAGCCGGTGCCCGATACCGGGATCGTCCAGCGGTTGTCGGTCCCGAACGTGTACCGCAGGAGCTCCTGGACCTCGTCCATGAGGTCGATAAACGCGGGATCGAGGTGGCCGACCAGGGGCGTGCTCATCGCCCGCAACACCCGTGGGTGGACGTCGCTCGGCCCCGGCCCCATCAGGGTCCTATTCGGCGGCGATAACTCCGTCGTCGACGGCGCCTCCGTCCGCTCCGCGTCGGGGGTCATGCTCGTGGATCCGGTTGCAACCGGGAAAAGCCTTCACGATGCGGCAGCGAAGCCCCTCGCGGTCTGACCGCCCGTCGATCGGCTCGCCCGGTTCCCGGACACGCAATCCGTCGTTCGACCGTCGGACGACGATGGGCTGTTCGCCCGCCAGTCA
Coding sequences within it:
- a CDS encoding pyridoxal-phosphate-dependent aminotransferase family protein; translation: MTPDAERTEAPSTTELSPPNRTLMGPGPSDVHPRVLRAMSTPLVGHLDPAFIDLMDEVQELLRYTFGTDNRWTIPVSGTGSAAMEAAIGNVVRPGDTVLVPTNGYFGGRMAEMARRAGGAVETVDAPWGEALDPDTVADALAEHDPDVFGFVHAETSTGVLQPEVPALTEAAHDHDALVIADTVTSLGGVELRVDEWGIDVAYAGPQKCLSCPPGASPLTLSDEAMDRVLARDEPPRSWYLDLSLLEGYWGDERSYHHTAPITNVYAIREALRLVAEEGIEARWERHERLSGALQAGVEGMGLEMNAAPAARLPSLNAVVVPDGVDDGEICDAVLERYDLEIAGGLGDLAGDVFRIGCMGYSARPENVVLTVTALGDALESAGADVDVEAGLEAVRTALR